From Oryza sativa Japonica Group chromosome 4, ASM3414082v1, one genomic window encodes:
- the LOC4335329 gene encoding uncharacterized protein encodes MVVDGEDAVVQRPVEVSTSTEPSMEVERERFRVEATEDIAAAREAAERGAYAAERFRRLTWWTAPYERRPMPASLSSYQFKPTDRTASSPVQESRESRAPPCRCGGPHHQRPRIETRTDSFLPHTLLSLPVRHPPPPTAERPPRAARPNPPMSTPAGVAPRRSSRLASSAPPLGAGQPSSSPLPRRRRRRASPSGCAREVDNSPPPVVILDDNEMEQHVEAEEMKKQGEESVEANEAEEKDKDAEVLEELPDWLPDGWIMEVRCGDNGNIYRYYTSPVSGYTFSTKMETLHYLFSEMDERVLESQACADDNELHRMHTWLPDGWAIEVRAGGKKMEKMYKFYVHLPTGMRFLSKENVLLYSNEGKISRCDVKGLCDTSSEDNILAMVEFNPDGLPEGWVKEIIFRKCNDGIRKDPYYTDPVSRHVFRTLKSVINYLETGQITKHAYIPRRSVTDMYSFDSLKVC; translated from the exons ATGGTCGTCGACGGTGAGGACGCCGTTGTGCAAAGGCCAGTGGAGGTGAGCACCAGCACGGAGCCGTCCATGGAGGTGGAGCGGGAGCGTTTCCGTGTGGAGGCAACCGAAGACATCGCGGCGGCGCGAGAAGCAGCCGAGCGCGGCGCGTACGCGGCGGAGCGTTTCCGCCGCTTGACCT GGTGGACTGCACCATACGAGCGCCGTCCGATGCCAGCTTCGCTCTCCTCATATCAATTCAAGCCGACGGATCGCACTGCCAGCTCTCCAGTACAGGAATCTCGAGAGTCGAGGGCTCCTCCATGTCGttgtggtgggccccaccaccagCGTCCGAGAATTGAGACGCGCACCGATTCCTTCCTGCCTCACACGCTGCTCTCGCTGCCAGtccgccacccaccgccgcccaccgccgagCGGCCTCCCCGCGCGGCGAGGCCAAACCCTCCCATGTCCACCCCGGCCGGCGTGGCGCCCCGCCGCTCCTCCAGGCTCGCCTCCAGCGCTCCTCCGCTCGGAGCCGGCCAGCCTTCCTCCTCCCCActtcctcggcgccgccgccgccgcgcttcgCCGTCTGGCTGCGCCAG AGAGGTTGACAACTCGCCTCCTCCGGTGGTCATCTTAGATGACAACGAAATGGAGCAGCATGTTGAGGCAGAAGAAATGAAGAAGCAAGGGGAAGAGAGTGTGGAGGCAAATGAAGCAGAGGAGAAGGACAAGGATGCGGAGGTCTTAGAGGAACTACCTGATTGGCTTCCTGATGGTTGGATCATGGAGGTACGTTGTGGCGACAACGGCAACATCTACCGG TATTACACTTCCCCGGTGTCAGGATACACATTCTCTACAAAGATGGAGACACTACATTATCTTTTTTCGGAGATGGATGAGCGTGTGCTGGAGTCTCAGGCGTGCGCCGATGACAATGAGCTTCAT AGAATGCACACATGGCTTCCAGATGGGTGGGCAATTGAAGTCAGAGCTGGGGGTAAGAAGATGGAAAAAATGTACAAG TTCTATGTTCATCTGCCTACTGGAATGCGGTTCTTGTCGAAAGAAAATGTACTGCTCTATTCTAATGAGGGGAAGATTTCCAGATGTGATGTAAAGGGTTTGTGTGATACAAGCTCTGAAGATAAT ATTCTTGCAATGGTAGAATTTAATCCAGATGGGCTTCCAGAAGGATGGGTGAAGGAAATAATATTTAGAAAGTGCAATGATGGAATTAGGAAAGACCCG TATTATACTGATCCTGTTAGTCGTCATGTATTCCGCACACTCAAGTCTGTAATCAACTACCTTGAAACTGGACAAATCACTAAACATGCCTATATTCCGAGGAGAAGCGTTACTGATATGTACTCTTTTGACAG
- the LOC107275795 gene encoding E3 ubiquitin-protein ligase WAV3 — translation MHTIAEETGGTLSFIENQAVVQDAFSCIGGLLSVTVQEARLVITCPHHGVRVRSVNSGRYDSVIDGDGRAASVDVGELYADEERRFLVFVDVPAAGTVEDAT, via the coding sequence atgcaCACCATCGCGGAGGAAACCGGCGGCACGCTCTCCTTCATCGAGAACCAGGCCGTCGTCCAGGACGCGTTCTCCTGCATCGGCGGGCTCCTCTCGGTCACCGTGCAGGAGGCGCGCCTCGTCATCACCTGCCCTCACCACGGCGTGCGCGTCAGGTCTGTCAACTCCGGCCGCTACGACAGCGTCATTGACGGGGACGGCAGGGCAGCGTCGGTGGACGTCGGCGAGCTCTACGCCGACGAGGAGAGGCGTTTCTTGGTGTTCGTGGACGTGCCAGCAGCCGGCACCGTAGAAGACGCCACATAA